A genomic stretch from Penaeus vannamei isolate JL-2024 chromosome 6, ASM4276789v1, whole genome shotgun sequence includes:
- the LOC113829034 gene encoding spore coat protein SP65 isoform X1, whose amino-acid sequence MALKSLLLALALMVAQFFDAEVDGASIEENLHDMRQIDPTHDCVRTPAKCEKASASGGYCLNLALESECFGKMDPALCNNQNCGCCIRHHCANTPNKCQDASESGGYCLNLDLESECRGTMDPTLCNNKNCGCCVRHNCANTPNKCKNAGDGGGVCLNLDLASECAGKMNATLCNNKNCGCCVKHFCSNTPAVCSDEGGSCINKMDTCDGTTDDSLCFNQHCTCCIPEQTTTAAPTTTTAAPTTTTAAPTTTTAAPTTTTVAPTTTAAPTTTAAVPTTTATP is encoded by the exons ATGGCACTGAAGAGTCTTCTTTTGGCCCTCGCCCTGATGGTGGCTCAG TTCTTTGACGCTGAGGTTGATGGAGCCAGCATAGAGGAGAACTTGCATG ATATGAGACAGATCGACCCAACTCATGACTGCGTCAGAACACCGGCTAAATGTGAAAAAGCAAGTGCATCGGGAGGCTATTGCCTTAATCTTGCCCTCGAATCGGAGTGCTTTGGAAAAATGGATCCCGCTTTATGCAACAACCAAAATTGCGGATGTTGCATAAGGCACCATTGCGCAAATACACCGAACAAATGTCAGGATGCAAGTGAATCGGGCGGCTATTGTCTTAATCTCGACCTCGAATCGGAATGCAGGGGAACCATGGATCCCACTTTATGCAACAACAAAAACTGCGGATGTTGCGTAAGGCACAACTGCGCAAATACACCGAATAAGTGCAAAAATGCGGGTGACGGTGGCGGAGTGTGCCTCAATCTTGACCTCGCTTCGGAGTGTGCAGGGAAGATGAATGCCACTTTATGCAACAACAAGAACTGCGGATGTTGCGTCAAGCACTTTTGCAGCAATACACCCGCTGTATGTTCAGACGAAGGAGGATCCTGCATAAACAAGATGGACACCTGTGATGGAACCACCGATGATTCCCTCTGCTTCAACCAGCACTGCACTTGCTGTATCCCTG AACAAACAACTAcagcagctccaacaacaactacagcagctccaacaactactacagcagctccaacaacaactacagcagctccaacaacaactacagtagCTCCAACAACTACAGCAGCTCCAACAACTACTGCAGCAGttccaacaacaactgcaactccTTGA
- the LOC113829034 gene encoding spore coat protein SP65 isoform X2, translating to MRQIDPTHDCVRTPAKCEKASASGGYCLNLALESECFGKMDPALCNNQNCGCCIRHHCANTPNKCQDASESGGYCLNLDLESECRGTMDPTLCNNKNCGCCVRHNCANTPNKCKNAGDGGGVCLNLDLASECAGKMNATLCNNKNCGCCVKHFCSNTPAVCSDEGGSCINKMDTCDGTTDDSLCFNQHCTCCIPEQTTTAAPTTTTAAPTTTTAAPTTTTAAPTTTTVAPTTTAAPTTTAAVPTTTATP from the exons ATGAGACAGATCGACCCAACTCATGACTGCGTCAGAACACCGGCTAAATGTGAAAAAGCAAGTGCATCGGGAGGCTATTGCCTTAATCTTGCCCTCGAATCGGAGTGCTTTGGAAAAATGGATCCCGCTTTATGCAACAACCAAAATTGCGGATGTTGCATAAGGCACCATTGCGCAAATACACCGAACAAATGTCAGGATGCAAGTGAATCGGGCGGCTATTGTCTTAATCTCGACCTCGAATCGGAATGCAGGGGAACCATGGATCCCACTTTATGCAACAACAAAAACTGCGGATGTTGCGTAAGGCACAACTGCGCAAATACACCGAATAAGTGCAAAAATGCGGGTGACGGTGGCGGAGTGTGCCTCAATCTTGACCTCGCTTCGGAGTGTGCAGGGAAGATGAATGCCACTTTATGCAACAACAAGAACTGCGGATGTTGCGTCAAGCACTTTTGCAGCAATACACCCGCTGTATGTTCAGACGAAGGAGGATCCTGCATAAACAAGATGGACACCTGTGATGGAACCACCGATGATTCCCTCTGCTTCAACCAGCACTGCACTTGCTGTATCCCTG AACAAACAACTAcagcagctccaacaacaactacagcagctccaacaactactacagcagctccaacaacaactacagcagctccaacaacaactacagtagCTCCAACAACTACAGCAGCTCCAACAACTACTGCAGCAGttccaacaacaactgcaactccTTGA
- the LOC113829037 gene encoding dynein heavy chain, with protein sequence MLHSKYNNSLHYVNYNFNFHNLDFNLNISHLIYNHNQYFYHNVILYYDFIYNHNLHLDYYNLHLDVNHFNFLFNNLHLDVYYFNFHHFYNHNLHLDVYFNFHHFYNHNLHLDVYFNFHFYNHNLDVYNYNLHLDVYFNFYHFYNHNLHVYNYNLHLDVYFNFYHFYNHNLHVYNYNLHLDVYFNFYHFYNHNLHIYNYNLHLDVYFNFYNHNLHVYNYNLHVYNYNLHVYNFHLHVYNYNFHLHVYNYNLHLHVYNYNLHVYNYNFHLYVYNYNLHVYNYNFHLHVYNYNLHLHVYNYNLHVYNYNVHFYIYHFNLHLHVYNYNVHFYIYHFNLHHFYDHNLHVYNFDLDIYHNYNLHFYIYHHFNLNNYHNHGGSDYGFANHHCSRNHSTELNANPLTTL encoded by the coding sequence ATATAACAACAGTCTCCACTACGTCAACTACAACTTCAACTTCCACAACCTCGACTTCAACCTCAACATCTCCCACCTCATCTACAACCACAACCAGTACTTCTACCACAACGTCATCCTCTACTACGACTTCATCTAcaaccacaacctccacctcGACTACTACAACCTCCACCTCGACGTCAACCACTTCAACTTCCTCTTCAACAACCTCCACCTCGACGTCTACTACTTCAACTTCCACCACTTCTAcaaccacaacctccacctcGACGTCTACTTCAACTTCCACCACTTCTAcaaccacaacctccacctcGACGTCTACTTCAACTTCCACTTCTACAACCACAACCTCGACGTCTACAACTACAACCTCCACCTCGACGTCTACTTCAACTTCTACCACTTCTACAACCACAACCTCCACGTCTACAACTACAACCTCCACCTCGACGTCTACTTCAACTTCTACCACTTCTACAACCACAACCTCCACGTCTACAACTACAACCTCCACCTCGACGTCTACTTCAACTTCTACCACTTCTACAACCACAACCTCCACATCTACAACTACAACCTCCACCTCGACGTCTACTTCAACTTCTACAACCACAACCTCCACGTCTACAACTACAACCTCCACGTCTACAACTACAACCTCCACGTCTACAACTTCCACCTCCACGTCTACAACTACAACTTCCACCTCCACGTCTACAActacaacctccacctccacgtctACAACTACAACCTCCACGTCTACAACTACAACTTCCACCTCTACGTCTACAACTACAACCTCCACGTCTACAACTACAACTTCCACCTCCACGTCTACAActacaacctccacctccacgtctACAACTACAACCTCCACGTCTACAACTACAACGTCCACTTCTACATCTACCacttcaacctccacctccacgtctACAACTACAACGTCCACTTCTACATCTACCACTTCAACCTCCACCACTTCTACGACCACAACCTCCACGTCTACAACTTCGACCTCGACATCTACCACAACTACAACCTCCACTTCTACATCTACCACCACTTCAACCTCAACAACTACCACAACCACGGGGGCTCCGACTACGGTTTCGCCAACCACCACTGCAGCCGCAACCACTCCACTGAACTCAACGCCAACCCCTTAACAACCCTTTAA